The following coding sequences are from one Hydra vulgaris chromosome 04, alternate assembly HydraT2T_AEP window:
- the LOC136079188 gene encoding uncharacterized protein LOC136079188, translated as MFQNVIILYEDDHILAINLVKNNTSIVIIGIYLTSSRNNRTSLDEYTNQLDIIKGLVNNYEGVGEVIVFGDFQSFPLEIYDLLERSSPTKNNYSAALSEFIKSSEFELVDVIKGSGPKITYQHNTLPNASYIDHIAISKNTSLRYYNCFVAPFSPQNMSDHLPVSIVIELIGRSLKENIHKMTDKISIPNYAWNNQRFIQLYNDFVNNNIKSLSLTNNNYDKELIKIYNLITKSASEALRQHLSEKKQSLYSKFWWTPELNRSKKVLTFHFKKWRDTGFVKDLSSHIFNQYLIARKNFRNAVKKAQNYNLYKKYIKIEMLKNTNPKNFWNTFRNIQTDANSKLFTINNKKDKESITREFADSFEKRLNTKSITHTAKSFQVPPCTKFDFVIISDEIIRTAISCLKLNKTKDAFGISAEHLKYLRCEALIEWLKKFFTFSLNHGQTPKSMSTSLIIPLAKSYKKSLTDPNNYRGISIIPIFTKLIEYIILIICPDLKEAHPLQFGFTKNSSTLHAEFVISETIKHYNNNNSPVYLCSLDAEKAFDSCNWDILFEKLYNNKKLPLYIVNTISSLYRESSASVSYLGCKSTPFYLTQGVRQGSILSPHLYNLYTQNLLETLQNESVVGTSINGNYTGVVAYADDIILLSSTLSGLQKLINICNIYTKENCIKLNADKTEFLVTGKHQIKKCTITLNHQKIKLDNKLTHLGFIWDTKYSPIASLNRLNIDNRISHFRAVIQSLIQAGIRFVHPNSIVQLYKTLAVPTLTYGLELCDHKEMLLQKLDIVGRIALKSLLNVSKHSKNYIHPLFCIEDISIITQQNKINLFIRLLKNKMTFDILKSQLNNKSGPRPFVDSVKALCNSHKLNIEKLMQHKEKIKITGLKNIIPETDLKILKCAVEFWNSKEQRTIFKDVLENKIPRS; from the coding sequence ATGtttcaaaatgtcattattttatatgaaGATGATCATATTCTTGCtataaatcttgttaaaaataatactagCATTGTTATAATTGGTATTTATCTAACTTCATCGCGGAATAATCGAACATCATTAGATGAATACACAAATCAATTAGATATAATTAAAGGCCTTGTTAATAATTATGAGGGTGTCGGCGAAGTAATTGTATTTGGTGATTTTCAATCTTTTCCTCTCGAAATCTACGATTTACTAGAAAGATCAAGTcccacaaaaaataattactccGCGGCTCTATCAGAATTTATAAAATCGAGTGAATTTGAACTAGTGGACGTAATTAAAGGTTCAGGCCCTAAGATAACATATCAACATAATACACTACCAAATGCATCATATATTGATCACATAGCTATCTCAAAAAACACTTCTCTTAGGTATTACAACTGTTTTGTTGCCCCCTTTTCACCTCAGAATATGAGTGATCATTTGCCAGTATCAATTGTAATTGAACTCATCGGAAGATCTCTCAAAGAGAATATTCACAAAATGACAGACAAAATTAGCATTCCAAATTATGCTTGGAATAATCAAcgttttatacaattatataatgatttcgtaaataataatataaaaagtcttAGCCTTACAAATAACAATTACGATAAAGAACTTATCAAAATCTATAATTTGATTACAAAAAGTGCATCTGAAGCTCTTCGCCAACACTTATCTGAgaaaaaacaatcattatatTCGAAATTTTGGTGGACTCCCGAGTTAAATAGGAGTAAAAAAGTTCTTACATTTCATTTTAAGAAATGGCGTGACACGGGTTTCGTAAAAGATTTAAGTTCGCACATTTTTAACCAATACCTAATTGCACGAAAAAATTTCCGAAACGCTGTTAAGAAAGCACAAAACTATaacctttacaaaaaatacataaaaatcgagatgttaaaaaatacCAATCCAAAAAACTTCTGGAATACTTTTAGAAATATACAGACTGATGCAAactcaaaattatttacaataaataataaaaaggacaagGAGTCAATCACAAGAGAATTCGCCgatagttttgaaaaacggtTAAACACTAAATCTATAACGCATACCGCGAAGAGTTTTCAAGTTCCACCTTGTACAAAATTTGACTTTGTAATAATATCAGATGAAATTATAAGAACGGCTATCTCTtgcctaaaattaaacaaaaccaaAGATGCTTTTGGAATCTCTgcagaacatttaaaatatttgcgtTGTGAAGCCCTAATAGAATGgctaaaaaaattcttcacaTTTTCTCTTAATCATGGTCAAACGCCAAAGTCGATGTCTACATCACTTATAATACCActtgctaaatcttataaaaaatcattaactgATCCAAATAACTACCGTGGTATCAGCATCATTCCAATCTTCACAAAACTAATCGAATATATAATCCTAATAATCTGTCCAGATCTAAAAGAAGCTCATCCTCTTCAATTCGGTTTCACCAAAAATAGCTCAACCCTACACGCCGAATTTGTTATTAGTGAAACAATTAAacactacaacaacaacaactcacCTGTTTATCTCTGTTCCCTTGATGctgaaaaagcttttgacagcTGCAACTGGGACATTCTTTTTGAGAAACtgtacaataataaaaaattaccactgTATATTGTTAATACAATATCGTCATTATACAGGGAGAGTAGTGCTTCTGTGTCTTATCTAGGTTGCAAATCAACTCCATTCTATCTAACGCAAGGAGTGAGACAGGGATCGATTCTCTCGCCTCATTTGTACAATCTTTACACTCAAAACCTACTAGAAACCTTACAAAATGAAAGTGTCGTAGGAACATCAATAAATGGAAACTACACGGGTGTTGTAGCATATGCTGATGACATTATACTTCTTAGTTCCACCCTCTCTGGCCTACAAAAGCTAATTAATATCTGTAACATTTACACAAAAGAAAATTGCATAAAATTGAATGCTGACAAAACCGAGTTTTTGGTCACCGGaaaacatcaaattaaaaaatgcacgATAACACTCAAccaccaaaaaataaaactagacAATAAACTTACTCATCTAGGCTTTATATGGGACACAAAATATTCACCAATTGCCTCACTTAATCGTTTAAACATTGATAACCGAATATCCCATTTCCGGGCAGTGATACAGTCTTTAATTCAAGCTGGAATTCGATTTGTTCACCCAAACTCTATTGTccagttatataaaactttagctGTTCCAACACTAACGTATGGTCTTGAGCTTTGCGACCATAAAGAAATGTTATTGCAAAAGCTTGATATAGTAGGAAGAATTGCACTGAAGTCACTACTAAACGtttcaaaacatagtaaaaattatatacatccCCTATTTTGTATTGAAGATATATCTATAATTACGCAACAAAATaagataaacttatttattcgcctgttgaaaaataaaatgacatttGATATTCTTAAGTCGCAGTTGAACAACAAATCAGGTCCACGACCTTTTGTAGATAGCGTCAAGGCTCTGTGCAATagtcataaattaaatatagagAAACTAATGCaacacaaagaaaaaataaaaattactggtttaaaaaatataattcctGAAACGGatcttaaaatcttaaaatgtgCAGTTGAGTTCTGGAACTCAAAAGAACAAAGAACAATCTTTAAGGATgttcttgaaaataaaattcctagatcctag
- the LOC136079189 gene encoding zinc finger MYM-type protein 1-like produces MVSQIKREFNYWSAILNRIVAVIRFLAGRGLAFRGHNEVIGSSNNGNYLGMLELLTQFDPVLKQHIDTFANKGKGNVNCLSKTICEELIDIMSQKVLTHIITEIKKAKYWRIIVDSTPDISHVDQLSVIFRYYLNGHVYERFFCFLQIKNHDGKSLITDILDLLERYDIDITNCRGQAYDNASNMSGKYSGLQARLKERSELAFYIPCAGHSLNLVGQCCVSECINSINYFGVLQSLYSFFVASTHRWDLLKGNHATLKRLSDTRWSSPCHIAEDTEEKSDIRHEALCLLNKITKLEFAFMAVLWHHILKRFNAVSKFLQKVELDLHTASSMLLSLIDFVKNLRNDFTRFENELSSFIEKDYSDKNKRKVIKKLSNGENQVDSLSVSDKFRVNTFFVIIDKLVTQLTIRSDGYNHLQPPGFFSHKKDKSETVNTLIPLHVLNWIVETDIIDVFPNVYIAYCLFLTIPIINCEAERSFSTLKRVKNMHRSTMVHSRLINIARLTIESKRNFGFQRCDCRVCGEEKQKKITQLNSIK; encoded by the exons ATGGTAAGCCAGATTAAAAGGGAATTTAATTATTGGTCTGCAATCTTAAATAGAATAGTTGCGGTTATTCGTTTTTTAGCCGGAAGAGGTTTAGCATTTCGAGGCCATAATGAAGTTATAGGATCGTCAAATAACGGAAATTACTTAGGCATGTTAGAACTCTTGACTCAATTTGATCCAGTTTTAAAGCAACACATTGACACTTTTGCAAATAAAGGCAAAGGTAATGTAAATTGTTTGTCTAAAACTATTTGTGAAGAGCTAATTGATATTATGTCTCAAAAGGTTTTAACGCACATTATTAccgaaataaaaaaagcaaaatactgGAGAATTATCGTAGATTCGACTCCTGATATTTCTCACGTGGATCAACTTTCTGTGATATTTCGTTATTATCTAAATGGCCACGTGTATGaacgatttttttgttttctacaaATTAAAAACCACGACGGTAAATCTTTGATTACTGACATTTTAGATCTACTGGAAAGATATGATATTGATATAACCAATTGTCGGGGACAGGCATACGATAATGCTAGCAATATGTCTGGTAAATATTCTGGATTACAGGCACGTTTAAAAGAGCGGAGTGAATTAGCTTTTTATATCCCCTGCGCTGGacattctttaaatttagttgggCAGTGCTGTGTCAGTGAGTGCATCAATTCTATCAACTATTTTGGCGTTCTCCAGAGTTTGTATTCATTTTTTGTAGCTTCAACACATAGATGGGATTTATTGAAAGGAAATCATGCTACACTCAAGCGCCTATCAGATACACGATGGTCAT CGCCATGTCATATAGCTGAGGATACAGAAGAAAAATCTGATATTCGTCATGAAGCTTtgtgtttattaaataagatCACTAAGCTAGAGTTTGCATTCATGGCTGTACTTTGGCATCACATACTTAAGAGGTTTAATGCAGTTAgcaaatttcttcaaaaagttgaATTAGATTTGCATACAGCAAGCAGTATGTTACTTTCACTAATTGACTTTGTAAAAAACTTACGAAACGACTTTACGAGATTTGAGAATGAACTTAGCTCGTTTATTGAAAAAGACTATTCTGATAAgaacaaaagaaaagtaattaaaaaattgagcaACGGAGAAAACCAAGTTGATTCTTTAAGCGTATCCGACAAGTTTCGAGTGAAtacattttttgtcattattgaCAAACTTGTGACACAATTAACTATAAGAAGTGATGGTTACAACCAC TTGCAGCCTCCAGGTTTTTTTTcgcataaaaaagataaatctgAGACTGTAAACACATTGATTCCTCTGCATGTTTTAAATTGGATTGTTGAAACCGATATTATTGATGTATTTCCAAATGTTTATATAGCATATTGCTTGTTTCTAACTATTCCCATAATAAATTGCGAGGCTGAGAGATCATTCTCTACTCTTAAAAGAGTTAAGAACATGCACCGATCAACAATGGTCCATAGTCGTTTAATTAATATAGCAAGATTAACTATTGAGTCAAAAAGAAACTTTGGATTTCAGCGATGTGATTGCAGAGTTTGCGGGGaagaaaagcagaaaaaaatcactcaacttaattcaataaaataa